The Streptomyces sp. 135 sequence CCGTGCCGGAGGTCGAGCGCGACACCGATGGCCGTGGGGCCCACGCTGGTCAGACCGACCTGGATGGCGATGCCCGCCATGATGAAGTCCTCGTACGCGATGCCGCCGGGGACGTTCATGGAGTTGCGGAAGATGTAGCCGACGGCGATCAGCATCACCAGCGGGTTCATCGTGACGAGCACGAGCCGGCCGGGGGACCGGCGCAGATGCGTCAGGTGCCGTCCGGCCAGGGCGAACGAGTCACCGAGATAGCCGAGCAGCGCGCCCCGGGACTCCGCGGGCCGCACGGGCGCACCGCCGGGCGGACGCCCGGCGGCGGACCGGGCCGTGTCGGCGGGCCCGGTGTCCGGGTCCGCGGTGCCGTCGGTGGAGGTCGTGGTGGTCGTGGTGGTCGTGGTCGGCGTCATCGCCGGGCCTCCTTGCGCTCTCCCGCGCCGGTGAGGTCGAAGAACACGTCGTCGAGGGTGGGTCTGCGCAGTTCGAAGTCGACGGTGTGCACGCCCTTGTCGCGCAGTGCCGTGGCGGCGCGGGCCACGTCGTCGAGGACGCCCTCGCCGAGCTGCACCGACACCCGCGAGGTGGCCGCGTCGGCCACCGGGGGGTGAGCGCCGCCGAGGCCGGCGAGCGCGGCGACCGCGTCGTCCAGGCTCTCCGGGCGGGCCACGGTCACCTCAAGGCGGTCGCTGCCGACCTGGCGCTTGAGGGATTCGGGGGTGCCTTCGGCGATGACCCGGCCGGCGTCGATCACGGCGATCCGGTCGGCGAGCTCGTCCGCCTCCTCCAGGTACTGGGTGGTGAGCAGGATGGTCACCCCGCCGGCCACCAGGTCGCGCACCACGTCCCACAGGACGGTCCTGCTGGTGGGGTCGAGGCCGGTGGTGGGCTCGTCGAGGAAGAGGACCTCCGGCTCGCCGATGACGCAGGTGGCCAGGTCGAGGCGGCGGCGCATGCCACCGGAGTAGGTGCTCACGGGACGGTCGGCGGCCTCCGTGAGCTCGAACCGGTCGAGCAGTTCGACGGCCCGCCGGGCCGCGCCGCGCCGGCCGAACCGGAGCAGCTTGCCCAGCAGCACCATGTTCTCGCGTCCGGTGAGGAGTTCGTCGACGGCCGCGTACTGCCCGGCGAGGCCGATGCGCCGCCGTACTTCCTTGCTCTGGCCGACCACGTCGTGTCCGGCCACGGTGGCCCGGCCCCCGGACGGTTCGACGAGGGTGGCCAGGATCCGGACCGTGGTGGTCTTGCCCGCGCCGTTGGGGCCGAGCACGCCGAGTACGCTGCCGGCCGGCACCGAGAGGTCGATGCCGTGCAGCGCGGTGTGCGTGCGGTACTGCTTGCGCAGCCCCTCGGCGTGGATGGCGATGTCGGTGGAGGCCACCTCAGCCCGCCTGACGCTGGAGGCTGAGCGGACGCATGTCCGTCCAGTTGCTTTCCACGTGGGCGACGGCTGTGGCGCGGTCGCTCGCCGGCAGCTCCACCCGCCAGCCGTCGGGCACCGCGGCGAAGGAAGGCCACAGTGAGTACTGACCCTCCTCGTTGACGAGGACGAGGAACGTGCCGTCTTCGCTGTCAAAGGGGTTGGCCATGACTTTCTCCAGATCTCTTGATGCCGTGATGCCGTGATGCCTTGAGGGCTTGGTGCCTTGGTGGTGCTGAAGCGTCAGGTGGGCGGGGCCGCGGACCGCACTGCCGCCAGGGCGGCCAGATGGCGCTCGACCGTGCGTCCGATGGCCGCCGCCGGGGCGGGCCGCAGCATCTGCTGGTGACCGCAGTCCACGTCGTACGCGTCGATGTCCCGGCCGAGGTGCGGACCCCAGCTCCTGACCTTGAGGGCGCGCTCCTCGGCGGTCGGCCCGCGGTGGTCGCCGCTGTCCCCGCCGGCCGCCACGAAGAGCGTCATCGGGCAGCCGTCGAACCGGCCGGGGGTGAACCGCTGGAACAGCTCCAGGTTGTTGCGCATGACTCTCAGCAGGCGCTCCAGGGTGTCCTGGCCGAGCCCGGCGAGCGGGCCGCCGCCGCGTGCGAGGTGTGCGGCGACGCCCTCCGGGGTGAGCCGGCCGGGCCCCGCCGCTTCGGCGCCGGCCTCCGCCAGGAAGTCGGCGAGGAACTCCTCGTCGGTCGGGCGGAGACCCCGCGCGTCGTCGGGGTACGCGTCCAGGTTGGCCAGGTACGCCACTTCCTCGCCCCGCTCGCGCAGCCGTACGGCCATCTCATGCGCGACGACGCCGCCGTAGGACCAGCCGAGCAGGTGGTACGGGCCCGTCGGCTGGATGCTCGTGATCCGGTCCAGGTAGTCGTCGGCGACGTCCCGGAGGTCCTTGGGCAGGGGTTCGGCCTCGGCGATGCCGCGCGCCTGGAGGGCGTGGACGGGCTGCTCCGGGTCCAGGTGCCCGGCGAGCGCCGTGAACGGGATGCCGAAGCCGAGGCCGCCGTGCACGCAGAAGAGCGGAGGCCTGCTGCCGGTGGCGCGGATCGGCAGGACCGGCCCGAGCAGGTCGAGTTCACCGCCGGTGGTGTCCGCGCTCGCGGCCAGGGCGGCGACGGTGCGGTGCTCGAAGACGGCGGCGAGGCTGATCCGCAGCCCTGCGCGGGCAGCGCTGTTGACCAGCCTGATCGCCTTGAGACTGTCCCCGCCGAGTGCGAAGAAGGCGTCGTCGGGGCCGATCGGGCCGATGTCCAGCACGTCCTGGACGGCCAGGCACAGCAGCCGTTCCCGCTCGGTGCGGGGCCCGCGCGGAGGGTGCTCGCCGGTTGCCGTGGCGGGACGGGCCGGCGCGGCCGGCAGGGACGTGACGTCGAGCTTGCCGTTGCTGGTCAGCGGCAGTTCGGACAGCGCGACCCAGCTGCCGGGCACCATGTAGCCGGGCAGCCGCAGCGCCAGGTACTGCTGCAGCTCCGCGGCTTCGGGGTGCCCGTGGTCCGGGGCGGGTACGACATAGGCGACCAGGTGCCGCCGGCCGTCGCGCCCGGCGGGGGCCAGGACGGCGGCCCGTGCCACCGCCGGGTGGGCGGCCAACAGCTGCTCGATCTCGCCGAGTTCGATGCGGAAGCCCCGGATCTTCACCTGCTGGTCCGCGCGGGCCACGTAGTCGATGCGCCCCTGGCCGTCCCAGCGGACCAGGTCGCCCGTGCGGTACATCCGGGCACCCGGCGCCCCGTACGGGCAGGCCACGAAGCGCTCGGCGGTCAGGCCGGGCCGGTCGAGGTATCCGCGGGCGAGCCCCTCGCCCGCCAGGTACAGCTCGCCGACCACCCCGCGCGGCACCGTGCGCAGCGCCTCGTCCAGGACGTACGCGCGGGTGTCACCGATGGGCAGG is a genomic window containing:
- a CDS encoding MbtH family protein encodes the protein MANPFDSEDGTFLVLVNEEGQYSLWPSFAAVPDGWRVELPASDRATAVAHVESNWTDMRPLSLQRQAG
- a CDS encoding ATP-binding cassette domain-containing protein, producing the protein MASTDIAIHAEGLRKQYRTHTALHGIDLSVPAGSVLGVLGPNGAGKTTTVRILATLVEPSGGRATVAGHDVVGQSKEVRRRIGLAGQYAAVDELLTGRENMVLLGKLLRFGRRGAARRAVELLDRFELTEAADRPVSTYSGGMRRRLDLATCVIGEPEVLFLDEPTTGLDPTSRTVLWDVVRDLVAGGVTILLTTQYLEEADELADRIAVIDAGRVIAEGTPESLKRQVGSDRLEVTVARPESLDDAVAALAGLGGAHPPVADAATSRVSVQLGEGVLDDVARAATALRDKGVHTVDFELRRPTLDDVFFDLTGAGERKEARR